A genomic stretch from Clostridia bacterium includes:
- a CDS encoding CpsD/CapB family tyrosine-protein kinase: MCAKTYEVYDSINPPIEEAYKVLRTNIQFCSNEKKVKTLSIVSCNNKEGKTTISINLAISLARSGQKVLLIDADMRKPMGIKRLGGNNYTGLSNFLLGEVSLEEVVSHTSIKNLYYIACGQRYVNSTELVGSERFSEFLEIVKEIYDMVVIDTTTLGNIIDAALIASQTDGTLIVVASRELNARKAKRLKEQLEKANANILGVALNKVSKRDYKLYYTHTYDFYYYNEKGQTNRFVKGRFKRVKQNEVKYND, translated from the coding sequence ATGTGTGCGAAAACATATGAGGTATATGATAGTATTAATCCTCCAATTGAAGAAGCTTATAAAGTACTTAGAACAAATATACAATTTTGTAGTAATGAGAAAAAGGTCAAGACGTTATCAATAGTAAGCTGCAACAATAAAGAAGGAAAAACTACAATTTCTATTAATCTTGCGATTTCTCTGGCGCGCTCGGGGCAAAAGGTTTTACTGATAGATGCGGATATGCGTAAACCTATGGGAATAAAACGTTTAGGGGGTAATAACTATACCGGGCTATCTAATTTCCTACTAGGAGAAGTTTCTTTAGAAGAAGTTGTATCCCACACAAGCATAAAAAACTTATATTATATTGCCTGCGGTCAAAGATATGTGAATTCGACTGAACTGGTTGGTTCAGAGAGATTTTCTGAGTTTCTCGAAATAGTGAAAGAAATATATGATATGGTTGTGATTGACACTACTACACTTGGAAATATTATTGACGCTGCACTGATAGCATCTCAAACAGATGGCACACTTATCGTTGTTGCCAGCAGAGAGCTAAACGCGCGAAAAGCAAAAAGACTAAAAGAGCAGCTTGAGAAAGCAAACGCAAATATATTAGGTGTAGCTTTGAATAAAGTAAGTAAAAGGGATTATAAGCTCTACTATACGCATACGTACGATTTTTATTATTATAATGAAAAAGGACAGACCAATAGATTTGTCAAGGGTAGATTTAAGAGGGTAAAGCAAAATGAGGTAAAGTATAATGATTGA
- a CDS encoding Wzz/FepE/Etk N-terminal domain-containing protein, translating to MSADRKKVFTVDIKYYFYIIIKKIWLVILLSVLSSSATTYIYYSNYIPLYEASATLLVIKNNSSEIGNVTEIISYNDVLVDQQLVKEFKEIIKSKLVGKAVIEDLAISSITYRDYVNIMSVNLKPDTRILELKVKHIDPKVAQLIANKASEVFIQKVHELMKTENVVIIDKADQPGSPIPFNLKKNALLGGVVGLLLSLLIIFLIEELDDTLKTIDDVEDIFGLKVLGTIPDLKIRTK from the coding sequence ATGTCGGCTGACAGAAAAAAGGTGTTTACAGTGGATATAAAGTACTATTTTTATATTATTATCAAAAAAATTTGGTTAGTTATTTTGTTGTCTGTTTTATCAAGCTCAGCAACTACGTACATATATTATAGTAATTATATACCTCTGTATGAAGCTAGTGCTACCTTATTAGTAATTAAAAATAATTCAAGTGAAATTGGAAATGTAACTGAGATAATATCATACAATGACGTGCTTGTAGATCAGCAGCTTGTTAAAGAGTTTAAAGAAATCATTAAAAGCAAGCTTGTGGGTAAGGCAGTTATTGAAGATCTGGCAATAAGTAGTATTACTTATCGTGATTATGTAAACATAATGAGTGTTAATCTAAAGCCTGATACAAGAATACTTGAGTTAAAGGTCAAGCATATTGACCCTAAAGTAGCTCAATTAATAGCAAATAAAGCAAGCGAGGTTTTTATTCAGAAAGTACACGAACTGATGAAAACTGAAAATGTTGTTATTATTGATAAGGCTGACCAGCCAGGCTCACCAATACCGTTTAATCTTAAAAAGAATGCACTTTTGGGGGGAGTAGTCGGACTATTATTGTCATTATTAATTATTTTCCTTATAGAGGAGCTGGATGATACGTTAAAGACAATTGATGATGTAGAAGACATTTTTGGACTTAAAGTTTTAGGTACGATTCCCGATTTAAAAATCAGAACAAAATAA